Proteins co-encoded in one Streptomyces roseochromogenus subsp. oscitans DS 12.976 genomic window:
- a CDS encoding L,D-transpeptidase: protein MGQRKGGIGIALVTGVMLMGVSACGGSASAKASGDDAKVSGKPGASASPAPTKPAGPPMLLDSITPQTGTTVGVAMPISVVFTNPVAAKARAAVEKHMKVSASQPVIGAWHWFSDGTRVDWRPQTYWPSGTKVKVDVDMQGVSNGNGRYGVRNYTHAFTIGDDVRADVSVTGHTMKVTRNGKLLRTLSINAGSAQYPTWNGTMAVIDKQEKVHMTSCSVGISCDKSSPNYYDLTLPWDIHLTQSGTYVHYSTGDPTPGSGSARGSHGCVHLSMPDAKWFYSQIKQGDPVTITGSSRAKAEADNGYADFNLEWDQWLAGSASGKATTAAL, encoded by the coding sequence GTGGGACAGCGTAAGGGCGGCATAGGGATCGCACTCGTCACAGGCGTGATGCTGATGGGCGTGAGTGCCTGCGGCGGGAGCGCCAGTGCCAAGGCGAGCGGGGACGACGCGAAGGTGTCGGGCAAGCCGGGTGCGAGCGCCTCTCCCGCGCCGACGAAGCCCGCGGGCCCGCCGATGCTGCTGGATTCGATCACCCCGCAGACGGGAACCACGGTCGGCGTAGCCATGCCGATCTCGGTGGTCTTCACGAACCCGGTGGCGGCAAAGGCACGGGCCGCGGTGGAGAAGCACATGAAGGTGAGCGCCTCGCAGCCGGTCATCGGCGCCTGGCACTGGTTCAGCGACGGCACGCGTGTCGACTGGCGGCCGCAGACGTACTGGCCCTCCGGTACGAAGGTGAAGGTCGACGTTGACATGCAGGGCGTCAGCAACGGCAACGGACGCTACGGCGTGCGCAACTACACGCACGCCTTCACGATCGGCGATGATGTGCGCGCGGATGTGTCGGTGACCGGCCACACCATGAAGGTGACCCGGAACGGCAAGCTGCTGCGCACCCTGTCGATCAACGCGGGCAGCGCTCAGTACCCGACGTGGAACGGCACGATGGCCGTCATCGACAAGCAGGAGAAGGTCCACATGACCTCCTGCAGCGTCGGCATCAGCTGCGACAAGTCCAGCCCCAACTACTACGATCTGACGCTGCCCTGGGACATCCACCTGACGCAGTCCGGCACATATGTGCACTACTCGACCGGCGACCCCACCCCGGGCAGCGGCAGCGCCCGCGGCTCGCACGGCTGCGTCCACCTGTCCATGCCGGACGCCAAGTGGTTCTACAGCCAGATCAAGCAGGGCGACCCCGTCACCATCACCGGCTCGTCCCGCGCCAAAGCCGAGGCCGACAACGGCTACGCCGACTTCAACCTGGAATGGGACCAGTGGCTCGCGGGCAGCGCGTCCGGGAAGGCGACGACCGCGGCGCTGTGA
- a CDS encoding snapalysin family zinc-dependent metalloprotease → MSTRIAAAAALVPAVLAATAGVASAQPAHTAAQPRPAAVVTLTYDDSQAGSWESAIDQAVANWNAAEHNVQLQKADSSSSADYTYVATDGWPQTTLGPIFPGGSKGEVDLGQEALNEGYDATRIAAHETGHIFGLPDDYSGPCSELMSGHGPGPSCTNAKPDAAEAAQVDQNYANSGGTASRATHHIVITDGWPNRTLAHAH, encoded by the coding sequence ATGAGCACACGCATAGCCGCCGCGGCGGCGCTGGTCCCGGCCGTGCTGGCCGCCACCGCCGGTGTCGCGTCGGCCCAACCCGCACACACCGCCGCGCAACCGCGCCCGGCCGCCGTCGTCACCCTCACCTACGACGACAGCCAGGCCGGCTCCTGGGAGAGTGCGATCGACCAGGCCGTGGCCAACTGGAACGCCGCGGAGCACAACGTGCAGCTGCAAAAGGCCGATTCATCCAGCTCGGCCGACTACACCTACGTGGCCACCGACGGCTGGCCGCAGACCACCCTCGGCCCCATCTTCCCTGGCGGCAGCAAGGGAGAGGTCGACCTAGGACAGGAGGCCCTGAACGAGGGCTACGACGCGACCCGCATCGCCGCCCACGAAACCGGGCACATCTTCGGACTCCCCGACGACTACAGCGGCCCCTGCTCCGAACTGATGTCCGGCCACGGTCCGGGCCCCTCCTGCACCAACGCCAAACCGGACGCCGCCGAAGCCGCCCAGGTAGACCAGAACTACGCCAACAGCGGTGGCACCGCCTCCCGTGCCACCCACCACATCGTCATCACCGACGGCTGGCCGAACCGCACCCTGGCCCACGCACACTGA